From Candidatus Coatesbacteria bacterium, one genomic window encodes:
- a CDS encoding AAA family ATPase, which produces MTLETLTCRLCGFKNAAEVRFCGGCGAPLTTTDTVEERRRVAVLFADICNFTRLVADGDAEEVKAAVEELLAELGRQVTLGGGFVEQFIGDAVMAVFGVPRVSENNAERAVDVALRMLERTRGFGGDGPAFQIRVGVHYGEVILTRRTRTPRGAYQVFGHVVNVASRLEETGVPGAVVVSRDVHRRTSHVFDYQPLEALMVKGLSEPLERFQVLRRKPVRGKGRGIPGLNAPLVGREKELTVLEAAYDEVLRQRRVRAVVVHGVAGIGKTRLVEEFALGLTESVQPPRYLAGRCLVYAAAPAYHPLNDILTRLVGADDETPPLEIRRRLEELIADLVGGDVDPAAVEQLAGLIGAAADENGGGSTAGELLRARVRHLLERLLTGASRVRPLVILIEDLQWADDATLGLLLHLLGGLEEAPVLFLFNTRPPEPHQHRVTEFLERLDEPDNSRLLHLRELTPQQSRRLIAELLAVERLSERSRRLIIERAAGNPFFVEELIKVLIDRGVLVNREDHWEATREIEELDIPDTVEDVLRARLDRLSDEERRVIQTASVVGEVFWRRIVSWLLDGEVAGELSRLEHRDLIRRQLDSLFSDDLEYIFKHSLLRDTVYNGLLKRIRRELHLRIARWVEEHYAERLEGYLSLVAHHYENGGDTERAARFYLRAGVHAARLYAADEAAHCFARAAANG; this is translated from the coding sequence ATGACCTTAGAAACCCTGACCTGCCGGCTGTGCGGCTTCAAGAACGCCGCCGAAGTCCGCTTCTGTGGCGGCTGCGGCGCGCCGTTGACCACGACGGACACCGTCGAGGAGCGGCGGCGGGTGGCCGTGCTCTTCGCCGACATCTGCAACTTCACCCGGCTGGTGGCCGACGGCGACGCCGAGGAGGTCAAGGCCGCCGTCGAGGAGCTGCTGGCCGAGCTGGGCCGTCAGGTTACCCTGGGCGGCGGCTTCGTCGAGCAGTTCATCGGCGACGCGGTGATGGCCGTCTTCGGCGTGCCCCGGGTCAGCGAGAACAACGCCGAGCGCGCCGTCGACGTCGCCCTGCGGATGCTGGAGCGCACCCGGGGCTTCGGCGGGGACGGTCCGGCCTTCCAGATCCGGGTCGGCGTCCACTACGGCGAGGTGATCCTCACCCGGCGCACCCGCACACCGCGCGGCGCCTACCAGGTCTTCGGCCACGTGGTCAACGTGGCCAGCCGCCTGGAGGAGACGGGGGTCCCGGGCGCCGTCGTCGTCAGCCGGGACGTCCACCGCCGCACCAGCCACGTCTTCGACTACCAACCCCTGGAAGCCCTGATGGTCAAGGGGCTCAGCGAGCCCCTCGAGCGCTTCCAGGTCCTGCGCAGGAAACCGGTGCGGGGCAAGGGGCGGGGCATTCCGGGCCTGAACGCCCCCCTGGTCGGCCGGGAGAAGGAGCTGACCGTCCTCGAGGCCGCCTACGACGAGGTCCTGCGTCAACGCCGGGTCCGGGCCGTCGTCGTTCACGGCGTGGCCGGAATCGGCAAGACCCGGCTGGTGGAGGAGTTCGCCCTCGGGCTGACGGAATCCGTTCAACCGCCGCGTTATCTGGCGGGTCGCTGCCTGGTCTACGCCGCCGCCCCGGCCTACCACCCCTTGAACGACATCCTGACCCGCCTGGTCGGCGCCGACGACGAAACGCCGCCCCTGGAGATCCGGCGGCGGCTCGAAGAGCTGATCGCCGATCTGGTGGGCGGCGACGTCGACCCCGCCGCCGTCGAGCAGCTGGCCGGCCTGATCGGCGCCGCCGCCGACGAGAACGGCGGCGGGAGCACCGCGGGTGAGCTGTTGCGCGCCCGGGTCCGTCACCTGCTGGAGCGGCTGCTGACCGGCGCCTCCCGGGTCCGTCCCCTGGTGATCCTGATCGAGGACCTGCAGTGGGCCGACGACGCCACCCTGGGGCTGTTGTTGCATCTCCTGGGCGGCCTCGAGGAGGCTCCGGTGTTGTTCCTCTTCAACACCCGCCCCCCGGAACCGCACCAGCACAGGGTCACTGAGTTCCTCGAACGCCTCGACGAGCCGGACAACAGCAGACTGCTGCACCTGCGCGAGCTGACGCCGCAGCAGAGTCGGCGCTTGATCGCCGAGCTCCTCGCCGTCGAGCGTCTCTCCGAGCGCAGTCGACGGCTGATAATCGAACGGGCGGCGGGCAACCCCTTCTTCGTCGAGGAGCTGATCAAGGTCCTGATCGACCGCGGTGTCCTCGTCAACCGCGAGGACCACTGGGAGGCCACCCGGGAGATCGAGGAACTCGACATCCCGGACACCGTCGAAGACGTGCTGCGGGCCCGCCTTGACCGCCTGTCCGACGAGGAGCGCCGGGTCATCCAGACGGCCTCCGTCGTCGGTGAGGTCTTCTGGCGCCGGATCGTCTCCTGGCTCCTCGACGGCGAGGTGGCCGGTGAACTCAGCCGGCTCGAACACCGGGACCTGATCCGGCGGCAGCTCGATTCACTGTTCTCCGACGACCTCGAGTACATCTTCAAGCACAGCCTGTTGCGCGACACAGTTTACAACGGCCTGCTCAAGCGCATCCGCCGTGAGCTGCATCTACGCATCGCCCGCTGGGTCGAGGAGCACTACGCCGAGCGCCTCGAGGGCTATCTCTCCCTGGTGGCCCATCATTACGAGAACGGCGGCGACACCGAGCGGGCCGCCCGCTTCTACCTGCGGGCCGGCGTTCACGCCGCCCGGCTCTATGCCGCCGACGAGGCCGCCCACTGCTTCGCCCGGGCCGCCGCCAACGGC